One Parageobacillus sp. KH3-4 genomic region harbors:
- a CDS encoding tRNA threonylcarbamoyladenosine dehydratase, producing MLHQFSRNELAIGKEGLEKLKNATVAVLGVGGVGSFAVEALARSGIGRLVLVDRDNVDITNINRQIHALLSTIGRPKVELMKERIADINPECKVIALQMFYTEETYEQFFSYDLDFVIDASDTIIYKVHLMKECLKRNIPIISSMGAANKMDPTRFRIADISKTHTDPIAKVIRAKLRKEGIRKGIPVVFSDEKPIIIREDVRKVVGNDQSPIRKAQMPPSSNAFVPSVAGLIMASYVVRELLKDIKIYRVGEE from the coding sequence ATGTTACATCAATTTTCACGTAACGAATTGGCAATTGGAAAAGAAGGATTGGAAAAATTAAAAAATGCAACGGTTGCCGTTCTTGGCGTCGGAGGAGTCGGTTCATTTGCTGTCGAGGCGCTGGCGCGTTCCGGGATCGGACGCCTTGTTCTTGTAGATCGGGATAATGTTGATATTACAAATATTAATCGGCAAATTCATGCGCTCCTTTCCACGATCGGTCGCCCCAAAGTGGAATTAATGAAAGAACGCATTGCCGATATTAACCCGGAATGCAAAGTTATCGCGTTGCAAATGTTTTATACGGAAGAGACGTATGAACAATTTTTCAGCTATGATCTTGATTTTGTTATCGATGCTTCCGATACGATCATATATAAAGTCCATTTAATGAAGGAGTGTTTAAAGCGCAACATCCCGATTATTTCGAGCATGGGCGCTGCCAACAAAATGGATCCGACGCGCTTCCGCATCGCCGATATTTCCAAAACCCATACGGACCCGATCGCGAAGGTGATTCGCGCTAAATTGCGTAAAGAAGGGATCCGGAAAGGCATTCCTGTCGTCTTTTCCGATGAAAAGCCGATTATTATTCGTGAAGATGTCCGCAAGGTGGTCGGCAATGATCAATCACCGATTCGCAAAGCGCAAATGCCGCCATCTTCGAACGCGTTTGTTCCATCGGTAGCGGGGCTTATTATGGCTTCATACGTTGTGCGTGAACTTTTGAAAGATATTAAAATTTATCGGGTCGGTGAAGAATAA
- a CDS encoding bifunctional (p)ppGpp synthetase/guanosine-3',5'-bis(diphosphate) 3'-pyrophosphohydrolase produces the protein MANEQVLTAEQVFEQASRYLSEKDVEFIKKAYEFADRAHRDQYRKSGEPYIIHPIQVAGILVDLKMDPATIAAGFLHDVVEDTEATKGDLEREFGSEVAMLVDGVTKLGKIKYKSQEEQQAENHRKMFLAMAQDIRVILIKLADRLHNMRTLKHLPIEKQRRIANETLEIFAPLAHRLGISKIKWELEDTALRYLNPQQYYRIVNLMKKKRAEREQYLEEVIQEVRERLNEVSIPCEIYGRPKHIYSIYRKMVMQNKQFNEIYDLLAVRIIVNSIKDCYAVLGIIHTCWKPMPGRFKDYIAMPKPNMYQSLHTTVIGPKGEPLEVQIRTFEMHQIAEFGIAAHWAYKEGKTIKPNSFEEKLSWFREILEWQNDASNAEEFMESLKMDLFSDMVFVFTPKGDVIELPAGSVPIDFAYRIHSEIGNKTIGAKVNGKMVPLDYKLQTGDIVEILTSKHSYGPSQDWLKLAQTSHAKNKIRQFFKKQRREENIEKGKELVEKEVRSLGFDVKEILTAENVKRVAEKFNFSNEEDMYAAVGFHGITAAQIAHRLTEKWRKQRDLEEQQKKLTETMPEAKMPIAKKRDCGIRVQGMDNLLIRLSRCCNPVPGDEIIGFITRGRGISVHRVDCPNVQPEEMADRLISVEWESDAKSNREYNVEIEITGFDRRGLLNEVLQAVNETKTDISAVSGRSDHRNKIATIHMTIAIRNIGHLQKVVDRIKQISDIYSVQRIMNN, from the coding sequence ATGGCCAACGAACAGGTGTTAACAGCGGAACAAGTCTTTGAGCAGGCAAGCCGTTATTTGTCGGAAAAGGATGTCGAATTTATTAAGAAGGCGTATGAATTTGCCGACCGCGCTCATCGCGATCAATATCGCAAATCTGGGGAGCCGTATATTATTCATCCGATTCAAGTCGCCGGCATTTTAGTCGATTTAAAAATGGATCCCGCCACGATCGCGGCCGGATTTTTGCACGATGTTGTTGAAGACACGGAAGCGACGAAGGGAGATTTGGAACGGGAATTCGGCAGTGAAGTGGCGATGCTCGTTGATGGCGTGACGAAGCTAGGGAAAATTAAATATAAATCTCAAGAAGAGCAGCAAGCGGAAAACCACCGGAAAATGTTTTTGGCAATGGCGCAAGATATTCGCGTCATTTTAATTAAATTAGCGGACCGCCTTCATAATATGCGGACGTTGAAACATTTGCCGATTGAAAAGCAGCGGAGAATCGCCAATGAGACGTTGGAGATTTTTGCGCCATTGGCGCACCGCCTTGGAATTTCAAAAATTAAATGGGAACTGGAAGACACCGCCCTTCGCTACTTAAATCCGCAGCAATATTATCGCATTGTTAACTTGATGAAGAAGAAGCGGGCCGAACGGGAACAATATTTGGAAGAAGTCATTCAAGAAGTGCGCGAACGGTTGAACGAAGTCTCTATTCCATGCGAAATTTACGGAAGACCGAAACATATTTACAGCATCTATCGCAAAATGGTCATGCAAAACAAGCAGTTTAACGAAATTTACGATTTGCTTGCCGTCCGCATTATCGTGAACAGCATTAAAGACTGTTACGCCGTGTTAGGCATTATTCATACATGTTGGAAGCCGATGCCGGGGCGTTTCAAAGATTACATCGCGATGCCGAAACCGAATATGTATCAATCGCTGCACACGACGGTAATCGGCCCGAAAGGCGAGCCGCTGGAAGTGCAAATCCGCACGTTTGAAATGCATCAAATCGCTGAATTTGGCATTGCCGCTCACTGGGCCTATAAAGAAGGAAAGACAATTAAGCCAAATTCGTTTGAAGAAAAATTATCGTGGTTCCGGGAAATTTTGGAATGGCAAAATGACGCGAGCAATGCGGAAGAATTTATGGAATCATTAAAGATGGATTTATTCTCCGATATGGTGTTTGTGTTTACGCCAAAAGGGGATGTCATTGAATTGCCGGCCGGTTCGGTGCCGATTGATTTCGCCTATCGCATCCATTCGGAAATTGGCAATAAAACGATCGGCGCCAAAGTCAACGGCAAAATGGTGCCACTTGATTACAAGCTGCAGACAGGCGACATTGTCGAGATTTTAACATCAAAGCATTCCTATGGGCCAAGCCAAGACTGGCTGAAGCTGGCACAAACGTCACATGCGAAAAATAAAATTCGCCAGTTTTTCAAAAAACAACGTCGCGAAGAAAATATCGAAAAAGGAAAAGAGCTTGTCGAAAAAGAAGTTCGCAGCCTCGGATTTGATGTCAAAGAAATTTTAACAGCGGAAAACGTCAAGCGCGTTGCGGAAAAATTTAATTTTTCGAACGAAGAAGACATGTACGCCGCTGTCGGTTTTCATGGCATTACCGCTGCGCAAATTGCTCACCGTTTAACAGAAAAATGGCGAAAGCAGCGCGATTTGGAAGAACAACAGAAGAAATTGACAGAAACGATGCCGGAAGCAAAGATGCCGATCGCGAAAAAACGCGATTGCGGCATTCGCGTTCAAGGGATGGACAACTTGCTTATTCGTCTGTCGCGTTGCTGTAATCCGGTTCCCGGCGACGAAATTATCGGCTTCATTACGAGAGGCCGCGGAATCTCGGTTCATCGCGTTGATTGCCCCAACGTGCAGCCGGAGGAAATGGCGGACCGCTTAATTTCGGTGGAATGGGAAAGCGATGCGAAATCCAATCGCGAATATAACGTGGAGATTGAAATTACCGGATTTGATCGCCGCGGATTGCTAAACGAAGTGCTGCAGGCAGTGAATGAAACAAAAACGGATATTTCCGCTGTTTCGGGAAGATCCGATCATCGCAATAAAATCGCGACCATTCATATGACGATTGCCATTCGCAATATTGGCCATTTGCAAAAGGTTGTCGACCGAATCAAGCAAATTTCCGATATTTACTCAGTGCAACGAATTATGAACAATTAG
- a CDS encoding adenine phosphoribosyltransferase produces MDLKQYVTIVPDFPKPGIMFKDITTLMDKGEVYKYATDQIVQYAREKKIDIVVGPEARGFIIGCPVAYALGVGFAPVRKEGKLPREVVRVEYGLEYGKDVLTMHKDAIKPGQRVLITDDLLATGGTIRATIQLVEQLGGVVAGIAFLIELTELGGRKKLEGYDILTLMQF; encoded by the coding sequence ATGGATTTGAAACAATATGTGACAATTGTTCCTGACTTCCCTAAACCGGGGATTATGTTTAAAGATATTACCACATTGATGGATAAAGGCGAAGTGTATAAATATGCAACAGACCAAATTGTTCAATACGCGCGCGAAAAGAAAATCGATATTGTTGTCGGTCCGGAAGCGCGAGGCTTTATTATTGGCTGCCCTGTTGCGTATGCGCTTGGGGTTGGGTTTGCCCCGGTGCGCAAGGAAGGAAAGCTTCCGCGTGAAGTCGTTCGTGTCGAATACGGGCTTGAATATGGGAAAGACGTATTGACGATGCATAAAGATGCGATTAAGCCAGGACAACGGGTATTAATTACAGACGATTTATTGGCGACAGGCGGAACAATTCGCGCGACGATTCAGCTTGTCGAACAGCTTGGCGGCGTCGTCGCCGGCATTGCCTTTTTGATCGAGCTTACTGAGCTGGGAGGGCGCAAAAAATTAGAAGGTTACGATATTTTAACGCTTATGCAATTCTAA
- a CDS encoding RsfA family transcriptional regulator, whose amino-acid sequence MKTRQDAWTHEEDILLAETVLRYIREGGTQLAAFEEVGDHLNRTAAACGFRWNAEVRKRYVEAIELAKKQRKERKRALEQAKKIRQSENKAQPLSANFAVFQQGTSAFLPVPAITLEQCIAFLQTLKSDGERFEMIKMENEQLKHENEQLRTHNEKLQKQLERLEKQQSTVKEDYEALVKIMERARKLILEEEYGVQPAHIFRMDKNGNLEHIAKS is encoded by the coding sequence ATGAAAACACGACAAGACGCTTGGACTCATGAAGAAGATATCTTATTGGCGGAGACAGTGCTGCGGTATATTCGCGAAGGGGGCACGCAGCTTGCTGCGTTTGAAGAAGTCGGCGATCACCTAAACCGGACAGCGGCAGCATGCGGATTTCGCTGGAACGCTGAAGTTCGGAAACGATACGTGGAAGCAATTGAATTAGCAAAAAAGCAGCGGAAAGAACGGAAGCGGGCATTAGAACAAGCCAAAAAAATACGGCAATCGGAAAATAAGGCGCAGCCGCTTTCGGCCAATTTCGCCGTTTTCCAACAAGGAACATCCGCCTTCCTTCCGGTCCCTGCCATCACGCTCGAACAATGCATCGCTTTTTTGCAAACGTTAAAATCCGATGGTGAACGTTTTGAAATGATCAAAATGGAAAACGAACAGCTAAAACACGAAAATGAGCAATTGCGGACGCACAACGAAAAACTGCAAAAACAATTGGAGCGTTTGGAAAAACAGCAATCCACTGTTAAAGAAGACTACGAGGCATTAGTAAAAATTATGGAACGTGCTCGCAAATTAATCTTAGAAGAAGAGTATGGAGTACAGCCAGCCCATATTTTCCGAATGGACAAAAATGGAAATTTGGAACACATCGCCAAATCTTAA
- the hisS gene encoding histidine--tRNA ligase translates to MAFQIPRGTQDILPGEAEKWQYVEKIARDICRRYNYREIRTPIFEHTELFLRGVGDTTDIVQKEMYTFEDRAGRSMTLRPEGTAPVVRSFVENKMYGDPNQPIKLYYIGPMFRYERPQAGRFRQFVQFGVEALGSDDPAIDAEVIAMAMELYQSLGLKKVRLVINSLGDIESRKAHRQALIDHFQNRIHELCEDCQVRLKKNPLRILDCKRDRDHELMATAPSILDYLNEESSRYFEKVKAYLTKLGIPFEVDSRLVRGLDYYNHTTFEIMSDAEGFGAITTLCGGGRYNGLVQEIGGPETPGIGFALSIERLLAALDAEGVALPISRGIDCYVVAVGEKAKEESVRLVHKLRKAGIVADKDYQDRKVKTQLKAADRLHAKFVAILGDDELAKEVINMKEMSTGEQTEVPLHSVVDYLKERLS, encoded by the coding sequence ATGGCTTTTCAAATTCCACGAGGAACGCAAGACATTTTGCCTGGTGAAGCGGAAAAATGGCAATATGTCGAAAAAATAGCGCGGGATATTTGCAGGCGTTACAATTATCGCGAAATTCGCACGCCGATTTTTGAACATACGGAATTGTTTTTACGCGGCGTCGGCGATACGACCGACATTGTACAAAAAGAGATGTATACGTTTGAAGACCGGGCGGGAAGAAGCATGACGCTTCGTCCGGAAGGGACCGCTCCGGTGGTTCGCTCATTCGTTGAAAACAAAATGTACGGCGATCCGAATCAGCCAATTAAGTTATATTACATCGGTCCGATGTTCCGCTATGAACGGCCGCAGGCAGGGCGGTTTCGCCAATTTGTTCAGTTCGGCGTTGAAGCGCTTGGAAGCGATGATCCGGCGATTGATGCAGAAGTCATTGCGATGGCGATGGAGTTGTACCAATCATTAGGATTGAAAAAAGTAAGGCTAGTCATTAACAGCTTAGGAGACATAGAAAGCAGAAAGGCGCATCGTCAGGCGTTGATCGATCATTTCCAAAACCGGATTCACGAGCTTTGTGAAGATTGCCAAGTCCGCCTGAAAAAAAATCCGCTTCGCATTTTAGACTGCAAAAGAGACCGTGACCATGAATTAATGGCGACAGCGCCATCGATTCTCGATTATTTAAACGAGGAATCAAGCCGTTATTTTGAAAAAGTAAAAGCTTACTTGACGAAATTGGGAATCCCATTTGAAGTCGATTCTCGTCTCGTGCGCGGATTGGATTATTACAACCATACGACGTTTGAAATTATGAGCGATGCGGAAGGATTTGGCGCGATTACGACGTTATGCGGCGGCGGCCGCTACAACGGCTTAGTGCAAGAAATAGGAGGGCCAGAAACGCCAGGGATTGGGTTTGCGCTAAGCATTGAACGGCTGTTGGCCGCTTTAGACGCGGAAGGAGTTGCGCTGCCGATTAGCCGCGGCATTGACTGCTACGTTGTTGCCGTTGGCGAAAAAGCAAAAGAGGAATCCGTGCGGCTTGTTCACAAGCTGCGGAAAGCGGGAATTGTCGCTGATAAAGATTATCAAGACAGGAAAGTAAAGACGCAATTGAAAGCGGCGGATCGCTTACACGCGAAATTTGTGGCGATTCTCGGCGATGATGAACTTGCGAAAGAAGTAATCAACATGAAAGAGATGAGCACAGGAGAGCAAACAGAAGTGCCGCTACATTCTGTCGTAGACTATTTAAAAGAACGATTGTCGTAG
- the dtd gene encoding D-aminoacyl-tRNA deacylase: MKVVVQRAKRAKVTVNGETVGSIGHGLVLLVGVTHSDTIEDVAFVADKIAHLRIFEDESGKMNLSVLDVGGEILSVSQFTLYGDCRKGRRPNFMEAAKPDHALPIYEALNEALRQKGIRVETGKFGAMMEVELINDGPVTLIVESKEKAGNK; encoded by the coding sequence ATGAAAGTAGTAGTGCAACGAGCAAAGCGTGCGAAAGTGACAGTGAATGGCGAAACTGTCGGTTCTATTGGCCACGGCCTCGTTCTTCTTGTCGGTGTCACTCATAGCGATACGATCGAAGACGTGGCGTTTGTCGCCGATAAAATCGCGCATTTGCGCATTTTCGAGGACGAATCTGGAAAAATGAACCTTTCCGTGCTGGATGTTGGCGGAGAAATTTTATCTGTGTCGCAATTTACTTTGTATGGAGATTGCCGAAAAGGCCGGCGCCCGAACTTTATGGAGGCGGCGAAGCCGGATCATGCTTTGCCAATTTATGAAGCGTTGAACGAAGCGCTTCGTCAAAAAGGCATTCGGGTGGAAACAGGAAAGTTTGGCGCGATGATGGAAGTGGAACTAATTAATGACGGTCCGGTTACGTTGATTGTGGAAAGCAAGGAAAAAGCGGGGAACAAATAA
- the aspS gene encoding aspartate--tRNA ligase, translating into MFGRTYYCGEITEKAVGEKVVLKGWVQKRRDLGGLIFIDLRDRTGIVQVVFSPEVSKEALNVAEKVRNEYVLSVEGTVVARDEGTINPNIPTGKIEIQAERVTIINEAKTPPFTIADQTDVAEEVRLKYRYLDLRRPVMFRTLQLRHRVTKAIRDFLDGEGFLEVETPILTKSTPEGARDYLVPSRVHPGEFYALPQSPQIFKQLLMVAGFERYYQIARCFRDEDLRADRQPEFTQIDIETSFMSQEDIMQLTERMMAHVMKVAKGIEVPLPFPRMSYDEAMSRYGSDKPDTRFGLELVDVSEIVKHSSFKVFAGAVANGGQVKAINVKGAANTYSRKDIDALAEFVARYGAKGLAWLKVEEGGLKGPIAKFFTEEEQSGLVETLMAEAGDLLLFVADRKEVVADALGALRLKLGKDLNLIDETKFNFLWIVDWPLLEYDEEDGRYYAAHHPFTMPVREDLPQLETSPEKVRAQAYDLVLNGYELGGGSMRIFEREVQEKMFRALGFTEEEARKQFGFLLEAFEYGTPPHGGIALGLDRIVMLLAGRTNLRDTIAFPKTASASCLLTEAPSPVSERQLEELHLVVQPEKTE; encoded by the coding sequence GTGTTTGGAAGGACTTATTATTGCGGGGAGATCACCGAGAAAGCGGTTGGCGAAAAAGTCGTTTTAAAAGGCTGGGTGCAAAAGCGCCGCGACCTTGGCGGATTAATTTTCATCGATCTTCGCGACCGGACGGGAATCGTGCAAGTTGTGTTCAGCCCGGAAGTATCGAAAGAAGCGTTAAATGTAGCGGAAAAAGTGCGGAATGAATACGTGCTGAGCGTGGAAGGAACCGTCGTTGCCCGCGACGAGGGAACGATCAATCCAAATATTCCAACTGGAAAAATTGAAATTCAAGCAGAACGCGTAACGATCATTAACGAAGCCAAAACACCGCCGTTTACCATCGCCGATCAAACAGACGTAGCCGAAGAAGTGCGCCTTAAATATCGTTATTTAGACTTGCGCCGCCCGGTGATGTTTCGCACTTTGCAATTGCGGCACCGTGTGACAAAAGCCATTCGCGACTTTTTAGACGGAGAAGGCTTTTTGGAAGTGGAAACGCCAATTTTGACGAAAAGCACGCCAGAAGGAGCGCGCGACTATTTAGTGCCAAGCCGCGTTCATCCCGGCGAGTTTTACGCGCTTCCGCAGTCTCCACAAATATTTAAGCAGCTGTTGATGGTGGCCGGATTTGAACGATATTATCAAATTGCTCGCTGTTTTCGCGATGAAGACTTGCGCGCAGACCGCCAGCCGGAGTTTACACAAATCGATATTGAAACATCGTTTATGAGTCAAGAAGATATTATGCAGTTAACGGAACGGATGATGGCGCATGTGATGAAAGTGGCAAAAGGAATCGAAGTTCCCCTTCCATTTCCGCGCATGTCTTATGATGAGGCGATGAGCCGCTATGGTTCGGACAAGCCGGATACCCGCTTTGGTTTAGAACTTGTAGATGTATCAGAAATCGTGAAACATTCTTCCTTCAAAGTATTTGCAGGTGCCGTTGCAAACGGAGGGCAAGTGAAGGCGATTAATGTCAAAGGGGCAGCAAATACATATTCTCGCAAAGATATCGATGCGCTAGCCGAATTTGTTGCACGTTACGGTGCAAAAGGGCTAGCATGGCTGAAGGTGGAAGAAGGCGGATTGAAAGGGCCAATCGCCAAATTTTTCACGGAAGAAGAACAAAGTGGGCTTGTCGAAACGCTTATGGCAGAAGCCGGCGATTTATTGCTGTTTGTCGCCGATCGTAAAGAAGTTGTCGCTGATGCGCTTGGCGCGTTGCGTTTAAAACTTGGAAAGGATTTAAACTTAATTGACGAAACAAAATTTAATTTCCTTTGGATTGTCGACTGGCCGCTATTAGAATACGATGAAGAAGATGGGCGTTATTACGCGGCGCATCATCCGTTTACCATGCCAGTTCGCGAAGATTTGCCGCAATTAGAGACAAGTCCGGAAAAAGTAAGGGCGCAAGCGTATGACTTGGTGCTGAACGGCTATGAGCTTGGCGGCGGTTCGATGCGTATTTTCGAACGGGAAGTGCAAGAAAAAATGTTCCGCGCCCTAGGATTTACGGAAGAGGAAGCGCGCAAACAATTTGGGTTCTTGCTAGAAGCGTTTGAATATGGCACCCCGCCACATGGCGGCATCGCGCTTGGATTGGACCGCATTGTTATGCTGTTAGCGGGACGAACGAACTTGCGCGATACGATCGCGTTTCCAAAAACGGCCAGTGCAAGCTGTTTGCTAACGGAGGCGCCAAGCCCGGTTAGCGAGCGACAGTTAGAAGAATTGCATTTAGTTGTTCAGCCAGAAAAAACAGAGTGA
- the recJ gene encoding single-stranded-DNA-specific exonuclease RecJ — MLIAKTRWDVKRPDESIVKHLVEQLRIDPLIATLLVHRGVRTAEEANAFLYPLKQPFHDPFLLDGMERAIERIQQAIQDGERILVYGDYDADGVSSTTVMVSALKEAGAIVDFYIPNRFTEGYGPNEKAFRWAKEQGFSLIITVDNGIAAVKEIALANELGMDVIITDHHETGPALPEAYEIIHPKKPGSTYPFRELAGVGVAFKVAHALLGDVPRHLLDVVALGTIADLVPLTGENRILVAQGLEQLRNVKRIGLRTLCKQCGIDAEKIDEQTVGFVIAPRMNAVGRLGEADPAVRLLMTEDEEEAKRLAKEMDDLNRERQQLVAEIAEEAAQMIREQFPPSENKVLVVAKEGWNPGVIGIVASRLVEQFYRPTIVLSVDAEKGIAKGSARSIHGFDIFSSLSACRDILPHFGGHPMAAGMTLSLEDVDELRQRLNALADDMLTEDDFTPITSIDAVCSVSDLTMEVAEQLEKFAPFGVGNAKPLFLMENVSVETIRRVGADQSHLKAVFAQNGAAIDSVGFGFGYLRDEIAPDAKVSVVGELVINEWNHLRKPQLMIYDMAVHECQLFDIRGMRDVRPLIAALPPDKRMLIMFREDTADALGIETYKEEICYAASVEEASQLCLDGRYVVLLDMPPSLEIIKMLLRSSLPARIYALFYQRETHFFRTLPTREHFKWFYAFLRKQGMFNLAKYGGELARARGWTEETIWFMAKVFLELEFITQRDGIVSLVPQPAKRDLSESPTYRLKQAQYELESLFLYSTYEQLKRCLFEMKGSQTYEEANA, encoded by the coding sequence TCGTACGGCAGAAGAAGCAAATGCGTTTTTATATCCGCTGAAACAGCCGTTTCATGATCCGTTTTTGCTAGATGGAATGGAGCGGGCGATCGAGCGGATTCAACAGGCGATACAGGATGGGGAGCGTATTTTAGTATATGGTGATTATGATGCAGACGGTGTAAGCAGCACGACGGTAATGGTCAGCGCTTTGAAGGAAGCTGGCGCTATTGTTGATTTTTATATCCCCAACCGCTTTACCGAAGGATACGGTCCGAATGAAAAAGCGTTTCGTTGGGCAAAGGAGCAAGGGTTTTCTTTGATTATTACGGTCGATAACGGCATTGCCGCGGTGAAGGAAATAGCGCTTGCCAATGAGCTTGGAATGGATGTCATTATTACAGACCATCATGAAACGGGGCCGGCGTTGCCGGAAGCGTATGAAATTATTCATCCGAAAAAGCCTGGAAGTACATATCCGTTTCGGGAATTAGCCGGGGTAGGAGTGGCGTTTAAAGTTGCGCATGCACTGCTCGGGGATGTGCCGCGCCATTTATTGGATGTCGTCGCACTTGGAACAATCGCCGATCTCGTTCCCCTTACTGGCGAAAATCGAATATTGGTGGCGCAAGGGCTTGAGCAGTTGCGAAATGTAAAACGTATTGGATTGCGTACGTTGTGTAAACAATGTGGAATAGACGCAGAAAAAATCGACGAGCAGACGGTGGGGTTTGTCATTGCGCCGCGGATGAACGCGGTCGGGCGATTGGGGGAAGCCGATCCTGCCGTAAGATTGCTAATGACGGAGGACGAAGAGGAAGCAAAAAGGCTTGCGAAAGAAATGGATGATTTAAATAGGGAGCGGCAGCAGCTTGTCGCGGAAATAGCGGAAGAAGCGGCGCAAATGATACGGGAACAATTTCCGCCATCCGAGAATAAAGTGCTTGTGGTGGCAAAAGAAGGATGGAACCCTGGAGTCATCGGCATTGTCGCATCCCGGCTGGTCGAACAGTTTTACCGCCCGACGATCGTGTTAAGCGTTGATGCAGAAAAAGGCATCGCGAAAGGCTCGGCGCGAAGCATTCACGGGTTTGACATATTTTCTAGCTTATCGGCATGCCGCGATATTTTGCCGCATTTTGGCGGCCATCCGATGGCGGCGGGAATGACGCTGTCTCTTGAGGACGTTGACGAATTGCGCCAGCGTCTTAACGCGCTCGCCGACGATATGTTGACAGAAGATGATTTTACGCCAATTACGTCGATTGACGCGGTTTGTTCCGTATCTGATTTAACGATGGAGGTAGCCGAACAGCTTGAAAAATTTGCTCCGTTTGGCGTCGGTAATGCAAAGCCTCTTTTTTTAATGGAAAATGTGTCAGTGGAAACGATACGCCGCGTCGGCGCTGATCAATCGCATTTAAAGGCCGTTTTTGCGCAAAATGGCGCTGCGATTGATAGCGTTGGTTTCGGCTTCGGGTATTTGCGCGATGAAATCGCTCCAGATGCGAAAGTATCGGTTGTTGGCGAGTTAGTTATTAATGAGTGGAATCATCTTCGCAAGCCGCAGTTGATGATTTATGATATGGCGGTGCATGAATGCCAGCTGTTTGATATTCGCGGTATGCGCGATGTAAGACCGCTGATTGCGGCGCTTCCGCCAGATAAGCGGATGCTCATTATGTTTCGCGAAGATACGGCGGATGCGTTAGGGATCGAAACATATAAAGAAGAAATTTGTTACGCCGCTTCAGTGGAAGAAGCATCGCAGCTTTGTTTAGATGGCCGCTACGTTGTCCTGCTGGATATGCCTCCGTCTTTGGAAATCATAAAAATGTTGTTACGTTCTAGTTTACCTGCGCGCATTTATGCGTTATTCTATCAAAGGGAGACTCATTTTTTCCGCACGTTGCCGACGCGTGAACATTTTAAATGGTTTTACGCGTTTTTGCGGAAACAGGGCATGTTTAATTTGGCGAAGTACGGCGGAGAGTTGGCGCGTGCGCGTGGATGGACGGAAGAAACCATCTGGTTTATGGCGAAAGTGTTTCTTGAACTGGAATTTATTACGCAACGGGATGGCATCGTGTCGCTTGTTCCTCAGCCAGCTAAACGAGATTTAAGCGAATCACCGACTTATCGCTTGAAACAAGCTCAGTATGAGCTGGAAAGTCTTTTTTTGTATTCAACATATGAACAATTAAAGCGTTGTCTTTTTGAAATGAAAGGTTCGCAAACATATGAGGAGGCAAATGCATAA